Proteins encoded within one genomic window of Haloplanus vescus:
- a CDS encoding Lrp/AsnC family transcriptional regulator produces MDAKRELVDLLLDDAREDTETIARQLGRSQEEVEEMLEELESDGSILGYQPVVDWSKVDEDHVTAEVELNLELDRDTTYAEVARRITKFDEVTALHLVSGDYDFDVTVESESMRAVSMFVSEQIAPIPEVTQTVTHFVMKTYKNRGMEFTERDDDDRLSVSP; encoded by the coding sequence ATGGACGCTAAACGGGAGCTAGTCGATTTGCTTCTCGACGACGCTCGTGAGGACACCGAAACCATCGCTCGACAACTCGGCCGCTCGCAGGAGGAGGTCGAGGAGATGCTCGAAGAGCTCGAATCCGACGGCTCGATTCTCGGCTATCAGCCCGTCGTCGACTGGAGCAAGGTCGACGAGGACCACGTCACCGCGGAGGTGGAGCTCAACCTCGAACTCGACCGCGACACCACCTACGCCGAAGTCGCACGCCGCATCACGAAGTTCGACGAGGTCACTGCACTCCACCTCGTCTCGGGTGACTACGACTTCGACGTGACCGTCGAGTCCGAGTCGATGCGCGCCGTCTCCATGTTTGTCTCCGAACAGATCGCACCGATTCCGGAGGTTACGCAGACGGTGACGCACTTCGTCATGAAGACGTACAAGAACCGTGGCATGGAGTTCACCGAACGCGACGACGACGACCGGCTCTCAGTCTCGCCATGA
- a CDS encoding pyridoxal phosphate-dependent aminotransferase: MKLSERARDTPPSGIRRFFELAEEMDDVISLGVGEPDFSAPWKARAAAIHSLERGRTSYTTNRGMYELREAISEHVTRYDLDYGPDEEILVTTGASEAVDLALRAVVDPGDAVAVQSPAYISYGPGVRFSGGEPLPVSTRVENDFVLTYDDLERAGAADAEVLMMCYPNNPTGATATKDELAEIAEFAREHDLTVLSDEIYAGLTYEGEHTSISTLPGMRERTIVFNGFSKAYAMTGLRLGYALGPSDAIDAMNRIHQYTMLSAPTTAQYAALEALQTCDDDVVDMRTQYDRRRRFVISRFRDMGLDCFEATGAFYAFPEAPYDDEQFAEDLLHEKGVALVPGRVFGEEGYGHLRVSYATGMSELKEALNRIEAFLEER; encoded by the coding sequence ATGAAGCTGTCGGAGCGAGCCAGAGATACGCCCCCGTCGGGCATTCGTCGGTTCTTCGAACTCGCGGAGGAGATGGACGACGTCATCTCGCTGGGCGTGGGTGAACCCGACTTCAGCGCGCCGTGGAAAGCGCGGGCCGCCGCCATCCACTCGCTGGAGCGCGGACGCACCTCCTACACCACCAACCGCGGGATGTACGAGCTCCGCGAGGCCATCTCGGAGCACGTCACGCGCTACGACCTCGACTACGGCCCGGACGAGGAGATTCTGGTGACGACGGGCGCGAGCGAGGCCGTCGACCTGGCGCTCCGCGCTGTCGTCGACCCTGGCGACGCCGTGGCCGTCCAGTCGCCGGCGTACATCTCCTACGGCCCGGGCGTGCGGTTCTCGGGCGGCGAACCCCTGCCCGTCTCCACGCGTGTGGAGAACGACTTCGTGCTCACCTACGACGACCTGGAACGGGCCGGCGCCGCCGACGCCGAGGTGCTGATGATGTGTTACCCCAACAACCCGACTGGGGCCACGGCCACCAAGGACGAACTCGCCGAAATCGCGGAGTTCGCACGCGAGCACGACCTGACGGTGCTCTCCGACGAAATCTACGCGGGGCTCACCTACGAAGGCGAGCACACGTCCATCTCGACGCTGCCCGGAATGCGAGAGCGCACCATCGTCTTCAACGGGTTCTCGAAGGCCTACGCGATGACGGGGCTGCGACTCGGGTACGCCCTCGGGCCGAGCGACGCCATCGACGCGATGAACCGCATCCACCAGTACACGATGCTCTCGGCACCGACGACGGCGCAGTACGCCGCGCTCGAAGCCCTGCAGACGTGTGACGACGACGTGGTCGATATGCGAACGCAGTACGACCGTCGCCGCCGGTTCGTCATCTCGCGGTTCCGCGACATGGGCCTCGACTGCTTCGAGGCGACGGGCGCGTTCTACGCGTTCCCCGAGGCGCCCTACGACGACGAGCAGTTCGCGGAGGACTTGCTCCACGAGAAGGGCGTCGCGCTGGTTCCGGGACGCGTCTTCGGCGAAGAAGGCTACGGTCACCTCCGCGTCTCCTACGCGACGGGGATGTCGGAGTTGAAGGAAGCGCTCAACCGCATCGAGGCGTTCCTCGAGGAACGCTGA
- a CDS encoding DUF7504 family protein: MVAGGGMGPDDEGVSFAHALATLKEQGSALLVVGSVPEEMFADASATMLGDPSADPPRRRLVVTPEPNQVNGVSRLRETGPLSSEYARLVTRGEAARSAAADRPLDQVSPRTHVVDGTVYELGSTIAEVIDEFDLFAGGLAPAEFRMAFDCLPTLLSTYGREAAFRFLHLTIAQARAVSGLVHFRLPRALDSEIVRLFQPLFDATVELRIDGGNLDQRWHFRDRDLTSDWLPIDRST, encoded by the coding sequence ATGGTTGCGGGTGGCGGGATGGGGCCTGACGACGAGGGCGTTAGCTTCGCGCACGCTCTTGCGACGCTGAAAGAGCAGGGGAGCGCGCTGCTCGTCGTCGGCTCGGTCCCCGAGGAGATGTTCGCCGACGCATCAGCGACGATGCTGGGCGACCCGTCCGCCGACCCGCCGCGACGACGACTCGTCGTGACGCCGGAGCCGAATCAGGTGAACGGCGTGAGTCGACTCCGCGAGACGGGGCCGCTGTCCTCCGAATACGCTCGTCTCGTCACGCGTGGCGAGGCGGCGCGGTCGGCGGCTGCCGACCGTCCGCTCGACCAGGTGTCTCCCCGGACACACGTCGTCGACGGCACGGTCTACGAACTCGGGAGCACGATTGCAGAGGTTATCGACGAGTTCGACTTGTTCGCGGGTGGCCTCGCGCCCGCGGAGTTCCGCATGGCCTTCGACTGCCTGCCGACGCTCCTCTCGACGTACGGACGCGAGGCGGCCTTTCGCTTCCTGCACCTCACGATTGCACAGGCACGGGCCGTCTCGGGACTCGTCCACTTCCGACTGCCGCGGGCGCTGGATTCGGAAATCGTCCGGCTGTTCCAGCCGCTGTTCGACGCGACGGTCGAACTCCGTATCGACGGGGGTAATCTCGACCAGCGCTGGCACTTCCGTGACCGTGACCTCACGTCCGACTGGCTCCCGATTGACCGCTCGACGTGA
- a CDS encoding CHAT domain-containing protein: protein MSRTERSASDRSETEQDTLEVAFSPLDDRPGLMVSDLIERNQFRLFTDRPVSPTPAATDDHRFPVDAAVTVDAASITLPTVVSVYVRDETGTMLAETEHSAHEEFPHGTYSLELCGPIKMYLRVEGAVTVSSDVTRTHIEFDGTREVGVGARSHHEGPAATLTTTEDPLDVMTAVSTFSSALKTTSPERSYPTLRGHPPLVELGERLHVPDGVDAPDTGVRLELPPEYESIYVAAPLAYYVAADVVPGDRPRLVTDDGFEHDLDTVRGFETEVERVLKQTFFLDCVTRTEGYYSVDLHEREAIESSLDLDFEWLYDQPLATQLAEYLSVPFGAVEDELPEWRLTSHVAPDPENVELLPFVTNDLAVVRTPQSQPEPSSEVQTTAANEFFRDAAFTRSAAADDPTRSYVQPEAADSLEQSWVGDGAPIGASKATTNAFYNRLDRTPADGDIGITVVCNDLRMADERDIVDEVYASRDELPFEVQVHHDLTRAELREVLSAEADLLHYIGHIDGEGFECADGKLDATTLRAAGPDAFLLNACQSYEQGSALIEAGAIAGIVTLSDVINSGAVRMGRMLARLLNRGFTVGSALEVARDDSVIGDQYTIIGDSSLSLARTDGGPPNVCVVRRCGGDQYELDWQTHPSTRVGMGSMVMPWIDDEDQYHLWSGTSKTFEMTREEVQQFLSLETVPVKIDGSLVWSDELDFSKL, encoded by the coding sequence ATGAGTCGGACCGAGCGGTCGGCGTCGGACCGCTCCGAGACGGAGCAGGACACCCTCGAAGTCGCGTTCTCGCCCCTCGACGACCGGCCGGGCCTGATGGTGTCGGACCTGATAGAGCGCAATCAGTTCCGACTGTTCACCGACCGGCCCGTCTCCCCGACGCCCGCCGCCACCGATGACCACCGATTCCCCGTCGACGCCGCGGTGACGGTCGACGCCGCGTCCATAACCCTCCCGACCGTCGTCTCGGTCTACGTCCGCGACGAGACGGGCACCATGCTCGCCGAGACGGAACACTCCGCCCACGAGGAGTTCCCCCACGGCACGTACAGCCTCGAACTCTGTGGCCCCATCAAGATGTATCTCCGCGTCGAGGGGGCGGTCACCGTCTCCTCGGACGTAACGCGAACCCACATCGAGTTCGACGGCACGCGCGAAGTCGGGGTCGGTGCCCGCTCTCACCACGAGGGACCGGCGGCGACGCTCACCACGACCGAGGACCCACTCGACGTGATGACCGCCGTCTCCACGTTCTCCTCGGCGCTGAAGACCACCTCGCCCGAGCGGTCGTATCCGACACTCCGGGGGCATCCGCCGCTGGTCGAACTCGGCGAGCGACTCCACGTCCCCGACGGCGTCGACGCCCCCGACACGGGCGTCAGACTCGAACTGCCGCCGGAGTACGAGTCCATCTACGTGGCCGCGCCGCTCGCGTACTACGTCGCGGCGGACGTGGTCCCCGGCGACCGACCGCGCTTGGTGACCGACGACGGCTTCGAACACGACCTCGACACCGTTCGTGGCTTCGAGACGGAGGTAGAACGCGTCCTCAAGCAGACGTTCTTCCTCGACTGCGTGACGCGAACGGAGGGGTACTACTCGGTCGACCTCCACGAACGCGAGGCCATCGAATCGTCGCTGGACCTCGATTTCGAATGGCTGTACGACCAGCCGCTGGCGACGCAACTGGCGGAGTATCTCTCCGTCCCCTTCGGGGCCGTGGAGGACGAACTGCCGGAGTGGCGACTCACGTCGCACGTCGCCCCCGACCCCGAGAACGTCGAACTCCTGCCCTTCGTCACCAACGACCTGGCCGTCGTGCGGACGCCCCAGAGCCAACCGGAGCCGAGTTCGGAAGTCCAGACGACGGCCGCGAACGAGTTCTTCCGCGACGCTGCCTTCACCCGAAGCGCCGCGGCCGACGACCCCACGCGCTCGTACGTCCAACCCGAGGCAGCGGACTCGCTCGAACAGTCCTGGGTCGGCGACGGCGCCCCCATCGGCGCGAGCAAGGCCACGACCAACGCCTTCTACAACCGCTTGGACCGCACCCCGGCCGACGGCGACATCGGCATCACCGTCGTCTGTAACGACCTTCGGATGGCGGACGAACGCGACATCGTCGACGAGGTGTACGCCTCGCGGGACGAACTCCCCTTCGAGGTCCAGGTCCATCACGACCTGACGCGGGCAGAACTCCGCGAGGTGCTCTCGGCGGAGGCCGACCTCCTCCACTACATCGGACACATCGACGGCGAGGGGTTCGAGTGCGCCGACGGCAAACTCGACGCGACGACGCTCCGGGCCGCCGGGCCGGACGCCTTCCTACTCAACGCGTGTCAGTCCTACGAGCAGGGGTCGGCCCTCATCGAAGCCGGCGCCATCGCCGGCATCGTCACGCTCTCGGACGTCATCAACAGCGGCGCGGTCCGGATGGGCCGGATGCTTGCCCGCCTCCTCAATCGGGGCTTCACCGTCGGGAGCGCCCTTGAAGTCGCTCGCGACGACTCAGTCATCGGCGACCAGTACACAATCATCGGCGACAGTAGCCTGTCGCTGGCCCGGACGGACGGCGGACCGCCGAACGTCTGCGTGGTTCGGCGGTGTGGCGGCGACCAGTACGAACTCGACTGGCAGACTCACCCCTCGACTCGCGTCGGGATGGGGAGTATGGTGATGCCGTGGATAGACGACGAGGACCAGTATCACCTCTGGTCTGGCACCTCGAAGACGTTCGAGATGACACGCGAGGAGGTACAGCAATTCCTCTCGCTCGAAACAGTACCGGTGAAAATCGACGGCTCGCTGGTCTGGAGCGACGAACTCGACTTCTCGAAACTTTAG
- a CDS encoding response regulator, protein MTDDLPLVLVVEDERDLSELYQMWLKESYRVRTAADGRAALDSLDEEVDIVLLDRRMPDISGDEVLERIRERNLDCRVAMVTAVEPDTDIVDMPFDDYLVKPVSESDLIEMVENLRIRDEYDDGIRELFSLASKKALLETEKDASTLENDENYQQLVSDLNTLREDLDDQLARLSDTDALTLIYRDLDREQRDDE, encoded by the coding sequence ATGACCGACGATCTCCCTCTCGTTCTCGTCGTCGAGGACGAACGTGACCTGTCCGAACTGTATCAGATGTGGCTCAAGGAATCGTATCGAGTTCGGACAGCAGCCGACGGCAGAGCGGCACTCGACAGCCTCGACGAGGAGGTCGACATCGTGCTTCTCGACCGTCGAATGCCCGATATCTCGGGTGACGAAGTGCTCGAGCGCATCCGGGAGCGAAACCTCGACTGTCGGGTCGCGATGGTGACGGCCGTCGAACCCGACACCGACATCGTCGATATGCCCTTCGACGACTACCTCGTCAAACCTGTCTCGGAGAGCGACCTCATCGAGATGGTCGAGAACCTCCGCATCCGTGACGAGTACGACGACGGCATCAGAGAACTCTTCTCGCTAGCCTCGAAGAAGGCCCTGCTCGAAACCGAGAAGGACGCCTCAACGCTCGAAAACGACGAGAACTACCAGCAACTCGTTTCCGATCTCAACACCCTCCGCGAGGACCTCGACGACCAACTCGCGCGCCTCAGCGACACCGACGCCCTCACCCTGATCTACCGCGACCTCGACCGCGAACAACGCGACGACGAGTAG
- the guaB gene encoding IMP dehydrogenase, which produces MANDVPDTGPFSEKLRVPEALTFDDVLLRPMESHVEPDEADVSTQVSTNVSLNIPILSAAMDTVTESDLAIAMARNGGIGVLHRNMNDEEMAVEIERVKRADELVIRRDDVVTANPDQTVREVDEMMEHEGVSGAPVVDDDDTVLGIISGTDIRPYLEVGESDEVRKAMTDEVITAGESVTAREALELMYDHKIERVPIVDEDDHLVGLVTMQGILQRREHENAARDEDGALRVGAAVGPFEDDRAQVADEAGADVLFIDCAHAHNRNVIDSAREISELVDADVVVGNIGTREAAEAVVDFADGVKVGIGPGSICTTRVVTGAGMPQITAVSEVADVASRHDVPVIADGGIRYSGDAIKAIAAGADAVMLGSYFAGTDEAPGRVITMNGKKYKQYRGMGSVGAMRSGGGERYLKDEDEDEGFVPEGVEAATPYKGTLASELHQLVGGMKSGMGYVGAETIPEFKERSRFVRVSAAGQTEGHPHDVMITDEAPNYSPQE; this is translated from the coding sequence ATGGCGAACGACGTTCCCGATACTGGACCCTTCTCGGAGAAGCTGCGTGTACCGGAGGCACTGACGTTCGACGACGTTCTGCTGCGACCCATGGAGAGCCACGTCGAACCCGACGAGGCCGACGTGTCGACCCAGGTGTCGACGAACGTCAGTCTCAACATCCCCATCCTCTCGGCGGCGATGGACACCGTCACCGAGAGCGACCTCGCTATCGCGATGGCCCGCAACGGCGGCATCGGCGTCCTCCACCGGAACATGAACGACGAGGAGATGGCCGTCGAAATCGAGCGCGTCAAGCGCGCCGACGAGCTGGTGATTCGACGCGACGACGTGGTGACGGCGAACCCGGACCAGACCGTCCGCGAAGTGGACGAGATGATGGAACACGAGGGCGTCAGCGGCGCCCCCGTCGTCGACGACGACGACACCGTACTCGGCATCATCTCCGGGACCGACATCCGGCCGTACCTCGAAGTCGGCGAGTCCGACGAGGTGCGAAAGGCGATGACCGACGAGGTCATCACCGCCGGGGAGAGCGTCACCGCCCGGGAAGCGCTCGAACTCATGTACGACCACAAGATAGAACGCGTCCCCATCGTCGACGAGGACGACCACCTCGTCGGACTGGTGACGATGCAGGGCATCCTCCAGCGCCGCGAACACGAGAACGCCGCGCGTGACGAGGACGGGGCGCTTCGAGTCGGCGCCGCCGTCGGGCCGTTCGAGGACGACCGAGCACAGGTCGCCGACGAGGCCGGGGCGGACGTGCTCTTCATCGACTGCGCGCACGCCCACAACCGAAACGTCATCGACAGCGCCCGCGAAATCAGCGAGCTGGTGGACGCTGACGTGGTCGTCGGCAACATCGGGACCCGCGAGGCCGCGGAAGCCGTCGTCGACTTCGCGGACGGCGTGAAGGTCGGCATCGGTCCGGGCTCCATCTGTACGACTCGCGTCGTCACGGGGGCGGGCATGCCCCAGATTACGGCGGTGTCCGAAGTGGCCGACGTGGCCAGCCGACACGACGTGCCGGTTATCGCCGACGGCGGCATTCGCTACTCGGGCGACGCCATCAAGGCCATCGCGGCCGGCGCCGACGCGGTCATGCTCGGCTCCTACTTCGCGGGCACGGACGAAGCGCCGGGGCGCGTCATCACCATGAACGGCAAGAAGTACAAGCAGTACCGCGGCATGGGCTCGGTCGGTGCGATGCGCTCCGGCGGCGGTGAGCGCTACCTCAAAGACGAGGACGAAGACGAGGGATTCGTCCCCGAGGGCGTCGAGGCAGCCACGCCGTACAAGGGCACGCTGGCCTCGGAACTCCACCAGCTCGTCGGCGGGATGAAATCGGGCATGGGCTACGTCGGTGCGGAGACCATCCCCGAGTTCAAGGAGCGCTCCCGATTCGTCCGGGTGTCGGCCGCCGGCCAGACCGAGGGTCACCCCCACGACGTGATGATTACGGACGAGGCGCCGAACTACAGCCCACAGGAGTAA